In Trichocoleus desertorum NBK24, the following are encoded in one genomic region:
- a CDS encoding class I SAM-dependent methyltransferase, with product MADVLTKLAYETFQQGKSVFGLAHKALNAQLFRLAYPAQRQAAQPLKPELLFKIQQRLQQLMEADWQDAERGVYPASLLFDGPWSDFFRYYPMIWLEMPEIWERSQQKRHQEFAPEIDTERYPSYYLQNFHHQTNGYLSEQSANLYDLQVEILFSGSADAMRRRILAPLKQSLKTFANVPAKEVRVLDVACGTGRTLKTIRATLPQTSLYGVDLSPAYLRKANQVLSEIPGELPQLMQANAEELPYRDHYFHALTCVFLFHELPPEARQRVIEQSFRVLQPGGSFILCDSIQISDSPELEPAMEGFHETFHEPYYKHYMRDDLVARLEKAGFQDIATEVHFMSKYLVARKPA from the coding sequence ATGGCTGACGTTCTCACCAAACTGGCTTACGAAACCTTCCAACAGGGTAAAAGCGTCTTTGGCTTGGCGCATAAAGCCCTAAATGCTCAACTTTTCCGCCTTGCCTATCCTGCTCAGCGCCAAGCGGCTCAACCGTTAAAGCCAGAGTTACTGTTCAAAATTCAGCAACGCTTGCAGCAGCTAATGGAAGCAGATTGGCAGGATGCGGAGCGTGGCGTTTATCCTGCTAGCCTCCTGTTTGATGGCCCTTGGTCAGATTTCTTCCGCTACTACCCAATGATTTGGCTAGAAATGCCAGAGATTTGGGAGCGATCGCAACAGAAGCGGCATCAGGAATTTGCCCCTGAGATCGACACAGAGCGCTATCCCAGCTACTACTTACAAAATTTTCACCACCAGACCAACGGCTATCTGAGTGAGCAGTCAGCCAATCTCTATGATTTACAGGTTGAGATTCTGTTTAGTGGCTCTGCGGATGCCATGCGTCGGCGGATTCTAGCCCCTCTCAAGCAAAGCCTGAAAACCTTTGCAAACGTCCCAGCCAAAGAAGTTCGAGTGCTAGATGTGGCTTGTGGCACAGGCCGCACCTTGAAAACGATCCGAGCGACTTTGCCCCAGACATCTCTGTACGGGGTAGACCTCTCACCTGCTTATCTGCGAAAGGCAAATCAAGTACTGTCTGAGATTCCAGGAGAACTACCACAACTAATGCAAGCCAATGCAGAAGAGTTGCCTTATCGAGACCACTACTTCCATGCGTTAACCTGTGTATTTCTGTTCCATGAATTACCTCCAGAAGCTCGTCAGCGAGTGATTGAGCAGAGCTTTAGAGTTTTACAACCGGGTGGTAGCTTCATTCTCTGCGACTCAATTCAGATAAGCGATTCTCCAGAATTAGAGCCAGCGATGGAAGGCTTCCATGAGACCTTCCACGAACCCTACTACAAGCACTACATGCGGGATGATTTGGTGGCGCGATTGGAGAAGGCGGGTTTCCAAGACATTGCTACCGAAGTTCACTTTATGAGTAAGTATTTAGTTGCTCGCAAACCTGCTTAA
- a CDS encoding ferritin-like domain-containing protein, which produces MTVAYPRKLLNTLGAREILSQVVRDRELHLVTLNRYRYSEQRSCKDLTDLIEQLDGQPPELIRDLSRHISDEARHAMWLTDLLVDLGANVGLPPGSSYIQEFERLLDREAVDLGRDRDEFLISVLAAINVTEKRGCEYFSAHIHALKKAPQTEENIKIRETIERILPEEAGHVRWGNRWLAELARKSPEHAQKVDLAKRRYAAVEQAAFESGMDITLGAEIRRVEKLMAIAETMPLWQRPQYLMERLPQTILAPELQKTRIDVVQRAWKRDPQAFVEKFVPMFISGISKPTSSKPGNSKATA; this is translated from the coding sequence ATGACTGTTGCTTATCCTCGCAAGCTGCTCAATACATTGGGTGCACGCGAGATTTTGAGCCAGGTAGTCCGCGATCGCGAGCTACATTTAGTCACCCTCAACCGCTACCGCTATAGTGAGCAGCGCAGTTGCAAAGACTTAACCGATTTAATTGAACAGTTGGATGGGCAACCTCCAGAGCTAATCCGTGATCTTTCGCGGCATATTTCTGATGAAGCTCGGCATGCCATGTGGCTGACGGATCTATTGGTGGATTTGGGTGCCAATGTCGGCTTGCCACCGGGTTCCTCTTATATCCAAGAGTTTGAGCGCTTACTCGATAGAGAGGCTGTGGATCTAGGACGCGATCGCGATGAATTCTTGATTTCAGTTCTAGCAGCCATCAATGTCACCGAGAAGCGGGGCTGCGAGTATTTTTCAGCTCACATTCACGCTTTGAAAAAAGCGCCGCAAACCGAGGAAAATATCAAAATTCGGGAAACGATTGAGCGGATTTTGCCTGAAGAAGCGGGGCATGTGCGCTGGGGCAACCGCTGGCTGGCAGAACTAGCTCGCAAGAGTCCAGAACATGCTCAGAAGGTAGATTTAGCCAAGCGTAGGTATGCTGCTGTAGAGCAAGCTGCCTTTGAATCAGGCATGGACATTACGCTTGGGGCCGAGATTCGTCGGGTTGAGAAACTCATGGCGATCGCGGAAACTATGCCATTATGGCAGCGCCCCCAATACTTGATGGAGCGGTTACCTCAAACCATACTGGCACCAGAGTTGCAAAAAACTCGAATTGACGTGGTGCAGCGAGCCTGGAAACGTGACCCCCAAGCCTTTGTAGAAAAGTTTGTGCCTATGTTTATCAGCGGCATCAGCAAACCGACCAGTAGCAAGCCAGGAAACTCCAAAGCGACTGCCTAG
- a CDS encoding YbjN domain-containing protein codes for MTNYQPDAEAVSTQSLSSNQLVNELIENSNQSNHAEVIETVISSLDQDQSAMVNHTEKGHVWKFKYGSVEVFVQLTGNTDDDTFTTWAQILKLPVQNEAQLLRKLLAMNWSDTFESRFALVDEQVVVVATRTVAELSPGEISRAITVVASIADDNDDALQAEFAAA; via the coding sequence ATGACTAACTATCAACCCGATGCGGAAGCTGTCTCAACCCAGAGTCTATCTAGCAATCAGCTGGTTAACGAACTAATCGAGAATTCTAACCAGAGCAATCACGCAGAGGTGATTGAAACAGTAATTTCTAGCTTGGATCAAGACCAGAGCGCGATGGTCAACCATACCGAAAAGGGCCATGTATGGAAATTTAAGTATGGTAGCGTCGAAGTTTTTGTTCAACTCACGGGCAACACGGACGACGATACATTTACCACCTGGGCACAGATTTTGAAGCTGCCTGTGCAAAATGAAGCCCAACTTCTCCGCAAATTGTTGGCAATGAACTGGAGCGACACCTTTGAATCTCGGTTTGCTTTGGTGGATGAGCAGGTTGTGGTTGTCGCCACTCGCACCGTTGCTGAGCTTTCACCTGGCGAAATTTCTCGCGCCATCACCGTAGTTGCCTCTATTGCAGATGACAACGACGACGCTCTCCAAGCAGAGTTTGCTGCCGCCTAA